The following coding sequences are from one Lolium rigidum isolate FL_2022 chromosome 6, APGP_CSIRO_Lrig_0.1, whole genome shotgun sequence window:
- the LOC124659498 gene encoding RNA polymerase II C-terminal domain phosphatase-like 2 isoform X1, giving the protein MRMFHGDVSLGDAEVFPIKPGPDAALPFPSNEIRVSHLSPASERCPPLAILQTIAPFSVRCKLQAKTLPLNPSIHRLYLTCFNEYKSAVVVVGDEELHLVAMPSKAVNVPCFWCCAVRAGLYASSVGMLNLRCLAIVFDLDETLIVANTVASFERRIGDLSHKMEAVDDPGRVAAMSAEIKRYIEDRALLKEFIDKDTVTDNGRILVAQKEEVQPIGAQDRLLRPVIRLPERNAILTRINPEIRDTSVFVKLRPAWEDLRSYLTAKGRKRFEVYVCTMAERDYALEIWRLLDPEANLISLNNISERVVCVKPDSSKSLQHVFKNGGCHPKMAMVIDDRLKVWDEKDQPRVHVVPAYAPYYAPQAETANAVPVLCVARNVACNIRGGFFREFDENLLKKVFELLYENELLDLPYAPDVGDYLVCEDTSFVPTNKDPAPIPEGMSGAEVEKRLNGRVDQKQISSSTPIPEGMSGAEVEKRLNGRAHQVDQKQISSSTRSSDDVRVAPRGNLAGSNVESNGGSLPITPLLFVSVLQEIGRLCNSKVEFRSTVSSTGKSTQFSVEVLFSNEKVGSGTGKTREEAQVQAAEKALQNLQSNYLSFVAPMAGVLNKDTSKSPGGGNGFLEDDIDADGDTSMKELSGSTPIVDRLSSVISLLRELCVEDQHVIFRDEVQNPGSAINEEYHFQVELAGQILGIGIGANRDFAKLQAAEEALRFLETTTDPQIKKHLRPIRCS; this is encoded by the exons ATGCGGATGTTCCACGGCGACGTCTCCCTCGGCGACGCCGAGGTCTTCCCGATCAAGCCCGGGCCCGACGCCGCGCTGCCCTTCCCCAGCAACGAGATCCGCGTCAGCCACCTCTCGCCCGCCAGCGAGCGCTGCCCGCCGCTCGCCATCCTCCAGACCATCGCGCCCTTCTCCGTGCGATGCAAGCTCCAGGCCAAGACGCTCCCGCTCAACCCCAGCATCCACCGCCTCTACCTCACATGCTTCAACGAGTACAAG AGCGCGGTGGTGGTGGTCGGGGACGAGGAGCTGCACCTGGTGGCGATGCCGAGCAAGGCGGTCAACGTGCCCTGCTTCTGGTGCTGCGCCGTGCGCGCCGGCCTCTACGCCTCCTCCGTCGGGATGCTCAACCTCCGCTGCCTCGCCATCGTCTTCGACCTCGACGAGACCCTCATCGTCGCAAACACCGTCGCATCCTTCGAGCGCCGCATCGGGGACCTCTCACACAAGATGGAGGCCGTGGACGACCCCGGCAGGGTGGCGGCCATGTCCGCCGAGATCAAGCGATACATCGAGGACAGGGCGCTTCTAAAGGAGTTCATCGACAAGGATACCGTTACGGATAATGGCAGGATCCTAGTGGCACAGAAGGAGGAGGTGCAGCCTATTGGTGCCCAGGACCGGCTTCTGCGGCCCGTCATCCGCCTACCGGAGAGGAACGCCATTCTCACCCGCATCAATCCAGAG ATCCGCGATACTAGTGTTTTTGTAAAGCTAAGGCCTGCCTGGGAAGATTTGAGAAGTTATCTAACTGCCAAGGGACGCAAGAGATTCGAGGTCTATGTATGTACGATGGCTGAAAGAGATTATGCTCTTGAGATATGGAGGCTTCTTGATCCAGAAGCTAATTTAATCAGCTTGAATAATATTTCAGAACGTGTAGTATGTGTAAAACCAG ATTCTAGTAAGTCTCTGCAGCATGTTTTTAAAAACGGAGGATGCCATCCAAAGATGGCCATGGTGATTGATGACAGGCTGAAGGTCTGGGATGAGAAAGACCAGCCTCGagtccatgttgtccctgcatATGCTCCATACTATGCCCCACAGGCTGAG ACGGCGAATGCTGTTCCAGTGCTTTGTGTTGCGAGAAATGTTGCTTGCAATATTCGTGGTGGTTTCTTCAG GGAGTTTGACGAAAATCTATTGAAGAAAGTGTTTGAACTATTATACGAAAACGAGTTATTGGATCTTCCATACGCTCCAGATGTCGGCGACTACTTAGTCTGCGAG GACACTAGTTTTGTACCAACCAACAAAGATCCTGCCCCTATACCTGAGGGTATGAGTGGAGCTGAAGTGGAGAAGAGGTTGAATGGACGG GTGGACCAAAAACAGATATCTTCTTCAACCCCTATACCTGAGGGTATGAGTGGAGCTGAAGTGGAGAAGAGATTGAATGGGCGG GCACATCAGGTGGACCAAAAACAGATATCTTCGTCAACCCGTTCATCAG ATGACGTGCGAGTGGCACCGCGAGGCAATCTAGCTGGTTCAAATGTCGAATCCAATGGAGGCTCACTGCCAATAACCCCTTTATTGTTTGTCTCGGTATTACAAGAAATTGGGCGACTATGTAACTCTAAG GTGGAGTTTAGGTCTACAGTAAGCAGCACTGGCAAAAGTACGCAATTTTCAGTTGAG GTTCTATTTAGTAACGAAAAAGTTGGATCTGGCACTGGAAAAACAAGGGAGGAGGCCCAAGTGCAAGCTGCCGAAAAGGCTCTCCAAAATTTGCAAA GCAATTACTTGTCATTTGTTGCTCCTATGGCTGGGGTTCTTAATAAAGACACAAGCAAGTCTCCTGGGGGTGGAAATGGCTTTCTGGAAGACGATATCGATGCAGATGGTGATACTTCTATGAAAGAACTATCTGGAAGTACACCAATTGTGGATAGGTTGTCCTCTGTTATAAGTCTTCTTAGAGAACTT TGCGTGGAGGATCAGCATGTAATATTTCGAGATGAAGTCCAGAATCCTGGCTCGGCAATCAACGAAGAATACCATTTTCAG GTTGAACTTGCAGGACAGATACTTGGGATTGGCATTGGTGCCAACAGAGATTTTGCGAAGCTTCAG GCTGCAGAAGAGGCCCTGAGATTCCTGGAAACAACTACTGACCCACAGATCAAGAAGCATTTGAGACCAATAAG ATGCAGTTGA
- the LOC124659498 gene encoding RNA polymerase II C-terminal domain phosphatase-like 2 isoform X4, which yields MRMFHGDVSLGDAEVFPIKPGPDAALPFPSNEIRVSHLSPASERCPPLAILQTIAPFSVRCKLQAKTLPLNPSIHRLYLTCFNEYKSAVVVVGDEELHLVAMPSKAVNVPCFWCCAVRAGLYASSVGMLNLRCLAIVFDLDETLIVANTVASFERRIGDLSHKMEAVDDPGRVAAMSAEIKRYIEDRALLKEFIDKDTVTDNGRILVAQKEEVQPIGAQDRLLRPVIRLPERNAILTRINPEIRDTSVFVKLRPAWEDLRSYLTAKGRKRFEVYVCTMAERDYALEIWRLLDPEANLISLNNISERVVCVKPDSSKSLQHVFKNGGCHPKMAMVIDDRLKVWDEKDQPRVHVVPAYAPYYAPQAETANAVPVLCVARNVACNIRGGFFREFDENLLKKVFELLYENELLDLPYAPDVGDYLVCEDTSFVPTNKDPAPIPEGMSGAEVEKRLNGRAHQVDQKQISSSTPIPEGMSGAEVEKRLNGRAHQVDQKQISSSTRSSDDVRVAPRGNLAGSNVESNGGSLPITPLLFVSVLQEIGRLCNSKVEFRSTVSSTGKSTQFSVEVLFSNEKVGSGTGKTREEAQVQAAEKALQNLQSNYLSFVAPMAGVLNKDTSKSPGGGNGFLEDDIDADGDTSMKELSGSTPIVDRLSSVISLLRELCVEDQHVIFRDEVQNPGSAINEEYHFQVELAGQILGIGIGANRDFAKLQAAEEALRFLETTTDPQIKKHLRPIRCS from the exons ATGCGGATGTTCCACGGCGACGTCTCCCTCGGCGACGCCGAGGTCTTCCCGATCAAGCCCGGGCCCGACGCCGCGCTGCCCTTCCCCAGCAACGAGATCCGCGTCAGCCACCTCTCGCCCGCCAGCGAGCGCTGCCCGCCGCTCGCCATCCTCCAGACCATCGCGCCCTTCTCCGTGCGATGCAAGCTCCAGGCCAAGACGCTCCCGCTCAACCCCAGCATCCACCGCCTCTACCTCACATGCTTCAACGAGTACAAG AGCGCGGTGGTGGTGGTCGGGGACGAGGAGCTGCACCTGGTGGCGATGCCGAGCAAGGCGGTCAACGTGCCCTGCTTCTGGTGCTGCGCCGTGCGCGCCGGCCTCTACGCCTCCTCCGTCGGGATGCTCAACCTCCGCTGCCTCGCCATCGTCTTCGACCTCGACGAGACCCTCATCGTCGCAAACACCGTCGCATCCTTCGAGCGCCGCATCGGGGACCTCTCACACAAGATGGAGGCCGTGGACGACCCCGGCAGGGTGGCGGCCATGTCCGCCGAGATCAAGCGATACATCGAGGACAGGGCGCTTCTAAAGGAGTTCATCGACAAGGATACCGTTACGGATAATGGCAGGATCCTAGTGGCACAGAAGGAGGAGGTGCAGCCTATTGGTGCCCAGGACCGGCTTCTGCGGCCCGTCATCCGCCTACCGGAGAGGAACGCCATTCTCACCCGCATCAATCCAGAG ATCCGCGATACTAGTGTTTTTGTAAAGCTAAGGCCTGCCTGGGAAGATTTGAGAAGTTATCTAACTGCCAAGGGACGCAAGAGATTCGAGGTCTATGTATGTACGATGGCTGAAAGAGATTATGCTCTTGAGATATGGAGGCTTCTTGATCCAGAAGCTAATTTAATCAGCTTGAATAATATTTCAGAACGTGTAGTATGTGTAAAACCAG ATTCTAGTAAGTCTCTGCAGCATGTTTTTAAAAACGGAGGATGCCATCCAAAGATGGCCATGGTGATTGATGACAGGCTGAAGGTCTGGGATGAGAAAGACCAGCCTCGagtccatgttgtccctgcatATGCTCCATACTATGCCCCACAGGCTGAG ACGGCGAATGCTGTTCCAGTGCTTTGTGTTGCGAGAAATGTTGCTTGCAATATTCGTGGTGGTTTCTTCAG GGAGTTTGACGAAAATCTATTGAAGAAAGTGTTTGAACTATTATACGAAAACGAGTTATTGGATCTTCCATACGCTCCAGATGTCGGCGACTACTTAGTCTGCGAG GACACTAGTTTTGTACCAACCAACAAAGATCCTGCCCCTATACCTGAGGGTATGAGTGGAGCTGAAGTGGAGAAGAGGTTGAATGGACGG GCACATCAGGTGGACCAAAAACAGATATCTTCTTCAACCCCTATACCTGAGGGTATGAGTGGAGCTGAAGTGGAGAAGAGATTGAATGGGCGG GCACATCAGGTGGACCAAAAACAGATATCTTCGTCAACCCGTTCATCAG ATGACGTGCGAGTGGCACCGCGAGGCAATCTAGCTGGTTCAAATGTCGAATCCAATGGAGGCTCACTGCCAATAACCCCTTTATTGTTTGTCTCGGTATTACAAGAAATTGGGCGACTATGTAACTCTAAG GTGGAGTTTAGGTCTACAGTAAGCAGCACTGGCAAAAGTACGCAATTTTCAGTTGAG GTTCTATTTAGTAACGAAAAAGTTGGATCTGGCACTGGAAAAACAAGGGAGGAGGCCCAAGTGCAAGCTGCCGAAAAGGCTCTCCAAAATTTGCAAA GCAATTACTTGTCATTTGTTGCTCCTATGGCTGGGGTTCTTAATAAAGACACAAGCAAGTCTCCTGGGGGTGGAAATGGCTTTCTGGAAGACGATATCGATGCAGATGGTGATACTTCTATGAAAGAACTATCTGGAAGTACACCAATTGTGGATAGGTTGTCCTCTGTTATAAGTCTTCTTAGAGAACTT TGCGTGGAGGATCAGCATGTAATATTTCGAGATGAAGTCCAGAATCCTGGCTCGGCAATCAACGAAGAATACCATTTTCAG GTTGAACTTGCAGGACAGATACTTGGGATTGGCATTGGTGCCAACAGAGATTTTGCGAAGCTTCAG GCTGCAGAAGAGGCCCTGAGATTCCTGGAAACAACTACTGACCCACAGATCAAGAAGCATTTGAGACCAATAAG ATGCAGTTGA
- the LOC124659498 gene encoding RNA polymerase II C-terminal domain phosphatase-like 2 isoform X2, with translation MRMFHGDVSLGDAEVFPIKPGPDAALPFPSNEIRVSHLSPASERCPPLAILQTIAPFSVRCKLQAKTLPLNPSIHRLYLTCFNEYKSAVVVVGDEELHLVAMPSKAVNVPCFWCCAVRAGLYASSVGMLNLRCLAIVFDLDETLIVANTVASFERRIGDLSHKMEAVDDPGRVAAMSAEIKRYIEDRALLKEFIDKDTVTDNGRILVAQKEEVQPIGAQDRLLRPVIRLPERNAILTRINPEIRDTSVFVKLRPAWEDLRSYLTAKGRKRFEVYVCTMAERDYALEIWRLLDPEANLISLNNISERVVCVKPDSSKSLQHVFKNGGCHPKMAMVIDDRLKVWDEKDQPRVHVVPAYAPYYAPQAETANAVPVLCVARNVACNIRGGFFREFDENLLKKVFELLYENELLDLPYAPDVGDYLVCEDTSFVPTNKDPAPIPEGMSGAEVEKRLNGRAHQVDQKQISSSTPIPEGMSGAEVEKRLNGRAHQVDQKQISSSTRSSDDVRVAPRGNLAGSNVESNGGSLPITPLLFVSVLQEIGRLCNSKVEFRSTVSSTGKSTQFSVEVLFSNEKVGSGTGKTREEAQVQAAEKALQNLQSQPSQDDDIAVPLQ, from the exons ATGCGGATGTTCCACGGCGACGTCTCCCTCGGCGACGCCGAGGTCTTCCCGATCAAGCCCGGGCCCGACGCCGCGCTGCCCTTCCCCAGCAACGAGATCCGCGTCAGCCACCTCTCGCCCGCCAGCGAGCGCTGCCCGCCGCTCGCCATCCTCCAGACCATCGCGCCCTTCTCCGTGCGATGCAAGCTCCAGGCCAAGACGCTCCCGCTCAACCCCAGCATCCACCGCCTCTACCTCACATGCTTCAACGAGTACAAG AGCGCGGTGGTGGTGGTCGGGGACGAGGAGCTGCACCTGGTGGCGATGCCGAGCAAGGCGGTCAACGTGCCCTGCTTCTGGTGCTGCGCCGTGCGCGCCGGCCTCTACGCCTCCTCCGTCGGGATGCTCAACCTCCGCTGCCTCGCCATCGTCTTCGACCTCGACGAGACCCTCATCGTCGCAAACACCGTCGCATCCTTCGAGCGCCGCATCGGGGACCTCTCACACAAGATGGAGGCCGTGGACGACCCCGGCAGGGTGGCGGCCATGTCCGCCGAGATCAAGCGATACATCGAGGACAGGGCGCTTCTAAAGGAGTTCATCGACAAGGATACCGTTACGGATAATGGCAGGATCCTAGTGGCACAGAAGGAGGAGGTGCAGCCTATTGGTGCCCAGGACCGGCTTCTGCGGCCCGTCATCCGCCTACCGGAGAGGAACGCCATTCTCACCCGCATCAATCCAGAG ATCCGCGATACTAGTGTTTTTGTAAAGCTAAGGCCTGCCTGGGAAGATTTGAGAAGTTATCTAACTGCCAAGGGACGCAAGAGATTCGAGGTCTATGTATGTACGATGGCTGAAAGAGATTATGCTCTTGAGATATGGAGGCTTCTTGATCCAGAAGCTAATTTAATCAGCTTGAATAATATTTCAGAACGTGTAGTATGTGTAAAACCAG ATTCTAGTAAGTCTCTGCAGCATGTTTTTAAAAACGGAGGATGCCATCCAAAGATGGCCATGGTGATTGATGACAGGCTGAAGGTCTGGGATGAGAAAGACCAGCCTCGagtccatgttgtccctgcatATGCTCCATACTATGCCCCACAGGCTGAG ACGGCGAATGCTGTTCCAGTGCTTTGTGTTGCGAGAAATGTTGCTTGCAATATTCGTGGTGGTTTCTTCAG GGAGTTTGACGAAAATCTATTGAAGAAAGTGTTTGAACTATTATACGAAAACGAGTTATTGGATCTTCCATACGCTCCAGATGTCGGCGACTACTTAGTCTGCGAG GACACTAGTTTTGTACCAACCAACAAAGATCCTGCCCCTATACCTGAGGGTATGAGTGGAGCTGAAGTGGAGAAGAGGTTGAATGGACGG GCACATCAGGTGGACCAAAAACAGATATCTTCTTCAACCCCTATACCTGAGGGTATGAGTGGAGCTGAAGTGGAGAAGAGATTGAATGGGCGG GCACATCAGGTGGACCAAAAACAGATATCTTCGTCAACCCGTTCATCAG ATGACGTGCGAGTGGCACCGCGAGGCAATCTAGCTGGTTCAAATGTCGAATCCAATGGAGGCTCACTGCCAATAACCCCTTTATTGTTTGTCTCGGTATTACAAGAAATTGGGCGACTATGTAACTCTAAG GTGGAGTTTAGGTCTACAGTAAGCAGCACTGGCAAAAGTACGCAATTTTCAGTTGAG GTTCTATTTAGTAACGAAAAAGTTGGATCTGGCACTGGAAAAACAAGGGAGGAGGCCCAAGTGCAAGCTGCCGAAAAGGCTCTCCAAAATTTGCAAA GCCAACCAAGTCAGGATGATGACATAGCAGTACCACTCCAGTGA
- the LOC124659498 gene encoding RNA polymerase II C-terminal domain phosphatase-like 2 isoform X3, which yields MRMFHGDVSLGDAEVFPIKPGPDAALPFPSNEIRVSHLSPASERCPPLAILQTIAPFSVRCKLQAKTLPLNPSIHRLYLTCFNEYKSAVVVVGDEELHLVAMPSKAVNVPCFWCCAVRAGLYASSVGMLNLRCLAIVFDLDETLIVANTVASFERRIGDLSHKMEAVDDPGRVAAMSAEIKRYIEDRALLKEFIDKDTVTDNGRILVAQKEEVQPIGAQDRLLRPVIRLPERNAILTRINPEIRDTSVFVKLRPAWEDLRSYLTAKGRKRFEVYVCTMAERDYALEIWRLLDPEANLISLNNISERVVCVKPDSSKSLQHVFKNGGCHPKMAMVIDDRLKVWDEKDQPRVHVVPAYAPYYAPQAETANAVPVLCVARNVACNIRGGFFREFDENLLKKVFELLYENELLDLPYAPDVGDYLVCEDTSFVPTNKDPAPIPEGMSGAEVEKRLNGRAHQVDQKQISSSTPIPEGMSGAEVEKRLNGRAHQVDQKQISSSTRSSDDVRVAPRGNLAGSNVESNGGSLPITPLLFVSVLQEIGRLCNSKVEFRSTVSSTGKSTQFSVEVLFSNEKVGSGTGKTREEAQVQAAEKALQNLQSHYQANQVRMMT from the exons ATGCGGATGTTCCACGGCGACGTCTCCCTCGGCGACGCCGAGGTCTTCCCGATCAAGCCCGGGCCCGACGCCGCGCTGCCCTTCCCCAGCAACGAGATCCGCGTCAGCCACCTCTCGCCCGCCAGCGAGCGCTGCCCGCCGCTCGCCATCCTCCAGACCATCGCGCCCTTCTCCGTGCGATGCAAGCTCCAGGCCAAGACGCTCCCGCTCAACCCCAGCATCCACCGCCTCTACCTCACATGCTTCAACGAGTACAAG AGCGCGGTGGTGGTGGTCGGGGACGAGGAGCTGCACCTGGTGGCGATGCCGAGCAAGGCGGTCAACGTGCCCTGCTTCTGGTGCTGCGCCGTGCGCGCCGGCCTCTACGCCTCCTCCGTCGGGATGCTCAACCTCCGCTGCCTCGCCATCGTCTTCGACCTCGACGAGACCCTCATCGTCGCAAACACCGTCGCATCCTTCGAGCGCCGCATCGGGGACCTCTCACACAAGATGGAGGCCGTGGACGACCCCGGCAGGGTGGCGGCCATGTCCGCCGAGATCAAGCGATACATCGAGGACAGGGCGCTTCTAAAGGAGTTCATCGACAAGGATACCGTTACGGATAATGGCAGGATCCTAGTGGCACAGAAGGAGGAGGTGCAGCCTATTGGTGCCCAGGACCGGCTTCTGCGGCCCGTCATCCGCCTACCGGAGAGGAACGCCATTCTCACCCGCATCAATCCAGAG ATCCGCGATACTAGTGTTTTTGTAAAGCTAAGGCCTGCCTGGGAAGATTTGAGAAGTTATCTAACTGCCAAGGGACGCAAGAGATTCGAGGTCTATGTATGTACGATGGCTGAAAGAGATTATGCTCTTGAGATATGGAGGCTTCTTGATCCAGAAGCTAATTTAATCAGCTTGAATAATATTTCAGAACGTGTAGTATGTGTAAAACCAG ATTCTAGTAAGTCTCTGCAGCATGTTTTTAAAAACGGAGGATGCCATCCAAAGATGGCCATGGTGATTGATGACAGGCTGAAGGTCTGGGATGAGAAAGACCAGCCTCGagtccatgttgtccctgcatATGCTCCATACTATGCCCCACAGGCTGAG ACGGCGAATGCTGTTCCAGTGCTTTGTGTTGCGAGAAATGTTGCTTGCAATATTCGTGGTGGTTTCTTCAG GGAGTTTGACGAAAATCTATTGAAGAAAGTGTTTGAACTATTATACGAAAACGAGTTATTGGATCTTCCATACGCTCCAGATGTCGGCGACTACTTAGTCTGCGAG GACACTAGTTTTGTACCAACCAACAAAGATCCTGCCCCTATACCTGAGGGTATGAGTGGAGCTGAAGTGGAGAAGAGGTTGAATGGACGG GCACATCAGGTGGACCAAAAACAGATATCTTCTTCAACCCCTATACCTGAGGGTATGAGTGGAGCTGAAGTGGAGAAGAGATTGAATGGGCGG GCACATCAGGTGGACCAAAAACAGATATCTTCGTCAACCCGTTCATCAG ATGACGTGCGAGTGGCACCGCGAGGCAATCTAGCTGGTTCAAATGTCGAATCCAATGGAGGCTCACTGCCAATAACCCCTTTATTGTTTGTCTCGGTATTACAAGAAATTGGGCGACTATGTAACTCTAAG GTGGAGTTTAGGTCTACAGTAAGCAGCACTGGCAAAAGTACGCAATTTTCAGTTGAG GTTCTATTTAGTAACGAAAAAGTTGGATCTGGCACTGGAAAAACAAGGGAGGAGGCCCAAGTGCAAGCTGCCGAAAAGGCTCTCCAAAATTTGCAAA GTCATTACCAGGCCAACCAAGTCAGGATGATGACATAG